Proteins encoded within one genomic window of Leptotrichia hongkongensis:
- a CDS encoding OsmC family protein — MDKMIVKYDKNFRMKIENNRNSEIILTDRNGEMLSPSELLAASVASCAMTVLSIKLESNNQNFQNCYAEVGKTVDLTTFKVTEINIAFHLKKEYSQEVREKAEKSVEEMCVVGRSLSKDVKQNYSFIYDVE, encoded by the coding sequence ATGGATAAAATGATAGTAAAATATGACAAAAATTTTAGAATGAAAATAGAAAATAACAGAAATAGCGAGATTATTTTGACAGACCGTAATGGCGAAATGCTTTCTCCGTCAGAACTTCTCGCTGCATCTGTAGCTTCATGTGCTATGACAGTTTTATCAATAAAATTAGAATCTAATAACCAGAATTTTCAAAATTGCTATGCAGAAGTTGGAAAAACAGTCGATTTAACAACTTTTAAAGTTACAGAAATCAATATTGCATTTCATCTAAAAAAGGAATACAGTCAGGAAGTAAGAGAAAAAGCTGAAAAATCAGTAGAAGAAATGTGTGTAGTTGGCAGAAGTTTAAGTAAAGATGTGAAACAAAACTATTCATTTATTTATGATGTGGAATAG
- a CDS encoding FAD-dependent oxidoreductase, whose protein sequence is MKVVVIGCTHAGTAAILNLRKTNPDAEITVFERNDNISFLSCGIALYVGGVVKDPQGLFYCSPEKLRELNVDTRMRHEVKNVDIEGKKIRVVNLETGIEFNETFDKLIITSGSWPIIPPIEGIDLNNILLCKNYNHSNEIIERAKHSQKVVVVGAGYIGVELVEAFRDNGKEVVLVDAEERVLSKYFDKEFTDVAEESFKHRGIVIATGEKVVKFEGSNGNVTKVITDKNEYEADMVIMCVGFLPSTSLFKGQLEMLPNGAIKVDEYMRTSNKDVMAAGDCCSVFYNPLQRERYIPLATNAVRMGTLAAINLLENKVRHLGTQGTSGIKIYENNMAATGLTEEIAKQEGVEVESVIAVDNYRPEFMPTYEKVTLKVVFEKNSRRILGAQLTSKIDLTQSINTLSVCIQNKMTVEELAFVDFFFQPHYNKPWNFLNLAGLNALK, encoded by the coding sequence ATAACAGTATTTGAAAGAAATGACAATATTTCATTCTTGTCTTGTGGGATTGCCTTATATGTAGGAGGAGTTGTAAAAGATCCTCAAGGGCTGTTTTACTGTTCACCTGAAAAATTAAGAGAATTAAACGTTGACACTAGAATGAGACATGAAGTAAAGAATGTTGATATTGAAGGTAAAAAAATAAGAGTTGTGAATTTGGAAACTGGAATTGAATTTAATGAAACTTTTGACAAATTAATCATTACATCTGGTTCTTGGCCTATTATTCCGCCAATTGAAGGAATTGATTTAAATAATATCTTACTTTGTAAAAATTACAATCATTCAAATGAAATTATTGAAAGAGCAAAACATTCACAAAAAGTTGTTGTTGTTGGAGCAGGATACATTGGAGTGGAACTTGTTGAAGCATTTAGAGATAATGGAAAAGAAGTTGTGCTAGTAGATGCAGAAGAAAGAGTTTTGAGCAAATATTTTGACAAGGAATTTACAGATGTTGCTGAAGAATCGTTTAAACATAGAGGAATTGTAATTGCAACTGGAGAAAAAGTTGTTAAATTTGAAGGAAGCAATGGAAATGTAACAAAAGTAATTACTGATAAAAATGAATATGAAGCTGATATGGTAATTATGTGTGTTGGATTCCTGCCAAGTACTTCATTGTTTAAAGGACAGCTTGAAATGCTTCCAAATGGAGCAATTAAAGTTGACGAATATATGAGAACAAGTAATAAAGACGTTATGGCTGCAGGAGACTGCTGTTCAGTATTCTATAATCCATTACAAAGAGAAAGATATATTCCGCTTGCAACTAACGCTGTAAGAATGGGAACATTAGCAGCTATAAACTTGCTTGAAAATAAAGTTAGACATCTTGGAACACAAGGTACTTCAGGAATTAAAATTTACGAAAACAATATGGCTGCAACTGGACTAACAGAAGAAATAGCAAAACAAGAAGGAGTAGAGGTTGAAAGTGTAATCGCAGTTGATAACTATCGTCCTGAATTTATGCCAACTTATGAAAAAGTTACATTAAAAGTGGTATTTGAAAAAAATAGCAGAAGAATTTTAGGAGCACAGTTAACTTCTAAAATTGACTTAACACAATCAATTAACACATTGTCAGTATGTATTCAAAATAAAATGACTGTAGAAGAATTGGCATTTGTAGACTTCTTCTTCCAGCCTCACTATAACAAGCCTTGGAACTTCTTGAATTTAGCAGGATTAAATGCTTTAAAATAG